One Mycolicibacter sp. MU0083 DNA window includes the following coding sequences:
- the aceE gene encoding pyruvate dehydrogenase (acetyl-transferring), homodimeric type yields the protein MSTEAANQDLAKKPSTTGESDRVRVIREGVASYLPDIDSEETSEWLESFDELLARSGPARARYLMLRLLERAGEQRVAIPALTSTDYVNTIPTELEPWFPGDEETERRYRRWIRWNAAVMVHRAQRPGVGVGGHISTYASSSTLYEVGFNHFFRGKDHPGGGDQVFIQGHASPGIYARAFLEGRLSTHQLDGFRQEHSHPGGGLPSYPHPRLMPDFWEFPTVSMGLGPMNAIYQARFNHYLHDRGIKDTSDQHVWCFLGDGEMDEPESRGLLQMGALEGLDNLTFVINCNLQRLDGPVRGNGKIIQELESFFRGAGWNVIKVVWGREWDALLHADRDGALVNLMNVTPDGDYQTYKANDGGYVRQHFFGRDPRTKALVENLSDQDIWHLKRGGHDYRKVHAAYRAAIEHKGQPTVILAKTIKGYSLGSYFAGRNATHQMKKFRLQDLKDFRDEMRIPIPDSELEANPYLPPYYHPGEQAPEIRYLLDRRRALGGFVPRRRTTARTLALPGPDAYAAVKKGSGNQEVATTMATVRVFKELLRDKQIGPRLVPIIPDEARTFGMDSWFPSLKIYNRNGQLYTSVDADLMLAYKESEVGHILHEGINEAGSTASFTAVGTSYATHDEPMIPIYIFYSMFGFQRTGDGLWAAADQMARGFVLGATAGRTTLTGEGLQHADGHSLLLASTNPAVVSYDPAFAYEVAHIIDSGLQRMFGPDPENVYFYITLYNEPYVQPAEPDGFDPEGLLRGIYRYRKAAESRASTAHILASGVAMPEALRAADLLAADWDVAADVWSVTSWGELNRDGVAIERQRLRHPQRPVDVPYVTRVLSEALADTPGPVVAVSDWMRAVPEQIRPWVPGDYTTLGTDGFGFSDTRPAARRYFNTDAESIVVAVLAALARDGAVDASAPIAAATRYQIDDVLAAPEQTSDPGVA from the coding sequence TTGAGCACTGAGGCCGCAAATCAGGACCTGGCCAAAAAGCCAAGCACCACAGGCGAATCCGACCGAGTAAGGGTGATCCGCGAAGGTGTGGCGTCGTACCTGCCCGATATCGACTCCGAAGAGACCTCCGAGTGGTTGGAGTCGTTCGACGAACTGCTCGCGCGGTCCGGCCCGGCCCGCGCCCGCTACCTGATGTTGCGGCTGCTCGAACGCGCCGGGGAACAGCGCGTCGCGATCCCCGCACTGACCTCCACCGACTACGTCAACACCATCCCGACCGAACTGGAGCCCTGGTTCCCCGGCGACGAGGAGACCGAGCGCCGTTACCGCCGTTGGATCCGCTGGAACGCCGCGGTGATGGTGCACCGCGCCCAACGTCCCGGCGTCGGCGTGGGCGGCCACATCTCCACCTACGCATCCTCCTCGACGCTCTATGAGGTCGGTTTCAACCACTTCTTCCGCGGCAAGGACCACCCCGGCGGCGGCGACCAGGTGTTCATCCAGGGCCACGCCTCCCCCGGCATCTATGCCCGCGCCTTCCTCGAGGGCCGACTGAGCACCCATCAACTCGACGGCTTCCGCCAGGAGCACAGCCACCCCGGCGGCGGCCTGCCCTCCTACCCGCACCCGCGCCTGATGCCCGACTTCTGGGAATTCCCCACGGTGTCGATGGGCCTGGGGCCGATGAACGCCATCTACCAGGCCCGGTTCAACCACTACCTGCACGACCGGGGCATCAAGGACACCTCCGACCAGCACGTGTGGTGCTTTCTGGGCGACGGCGAGATGGACGAACCCGAAAGCCGCGGCCTGCTGCAGATGGGGGCACTGGAGGGCCTGGACAACCTGACCTTCGTCATCAACTGCAACCTGCAACGTCTCGACGGCCCGGTGCGCGGCAACGGCAAGATCATCCAGGAACTGGAGTCGTTCTTCCGTGGCGCGGGCTGGAACGTGATCAAGGTGGTGTGGGGCCGCGAATGGGATGCCCTGCTGCACGCCGACCGTGACGGCGCCCTGGTCAACCTGATGAACGTCACCCCCGACGGGGACTATCAGACCTACAAGGCCAACGACGGCGGCTACGTGCGCCAACACTTCTTCGGCCGCGACCCGCGCACCAAGGCCCTGGTGGAAAACCTCTCCGACCAAGACATCTGGCACCTCAAACGCGGCGGCCACGACTATCGCAAAGTCCATGCCGCCTACCGCGCCGCCATCGAACACAAGGGCCAGCCGACGGTCATCCTGGCCAAAACCATCAAGGGCTACAGCCTGGGCAGCTACTTCGCCGGCCGCAACGCCACCCACCAGATGAAGAAGTTCCGCCTGCAAGACCTCAAGGACTTCCGCGACGAGATGCGGATCCCGATCCCGGACTCCGAACTCGAGGCCAACCCCTACCTGCCGCCCTACTACCACCCCGGGGAGCAAGCGCCCGAGATCCGCTACCTGCTGGATCGCCGCCGTGCCCTGGGCGGCTTCGTGCCCCGGCGCCGCACCACCGCCCGCACCCTGGCACTGCCGGGCCCGGACGCCTATGCGGCGGTCAAGAAGGGCTCCGGCAACCAGGAGGTCGCCACCACCATGGCGACCGTGCGGGTGTTCAAAGAATTGTTGCGGGACAAGCAGATCGGCCCGCGGCTGGTACCGATCATCCCCGACGAGGCCCGCACGTTCGGGATGGACTCCTGGTTCCCGTCGCTGAAGATCTACAACCGCAACGGCCAGCTCTACACCTCCGTCGACGCCGACCTGATGCTGGCCTACAAGGAGAGCGAAGTCGGCCACATCCTGCACGAGGGCATCAACGAGGCCGGCTCGACGGCGTCGTTCACCGCCGTGGGCACCTCCTACGCCACCCACGACGAGCCGATGATCCCGATCTACATCTTCTATTCGATGTTCGGCTTCCAGCGCACCGGCGACGGCCTGTGGGCCGCCGCGGACCAGATGGCGCGCGGATTCGTCCTCGGCGCCACCGCCGGACGCACCACGCTGACCGGTGAAGGCCTCCAGCACGCCGACGGGCACTCCCTGCTGCTGGCGTCCACCAACCCCGCCGTGGTCTCCTACGATCCCGCGTTCGCCTACGAGGTCGCCCACATCATCGACAGCGGCCTGCAGCGCATGTTCGGTCCCGACCCGGAGAACGTCTACTTCTACATCACCCTCTACAACGAGCCCTACGTCCAACCGGCCGAACCCGACGGATTCGATCCCGAGGGTCTGCTGCGCGGTATCTACCGCTACCGCAAAGCGGCCGAAAGCCGGGCGAGCACCGCGCACATCCTCGCCTCCGGCGTCGCGATGCCCGAGGCACTGCGCGCCGCGGACCTGTTGGCCGCCGACTGGGACGTGGCCGCCGACGTCTGGTCGGTCACCAGTTGGGGTGAGCTCAACCGCGACGGCGTCGCGATCGAACGCCAACGCCTGCGCCACCCCCAGCGCCCGGTCGACGTCCCCTATGTGACCCGGGTGCTCTCCGAGGCGCTGGCCGACACTCCGGGCCCGGTGGTCGCCGTGTCGGATTGGATGCGCGCGGTGCCCGAACAGATCCGGCCGTGGGTACCCGGTGACTACACCACCCTGGGGACCGACGGTTTCGGGTTCTCCGACACCCGGCCCGCCGCCCGTCGTTACTTCAACACCGACGCCGAGTCCATCGTGGTGGCGGTGCTGGCCGCACTGGCCCGTGACGGCGCCGTCGACGCCTCCGCACCGATCGCCGCGGCGACGCGCTACCAGATCGACGACGTGCTGGCCGCGCCGGAACAGACCTCGGATCCGGGTGTGGCCTGA
- a CDS encoding DUF3052 domain-containing protein, producing MVAADNAPSFARKLGIESKQLVQEFGWDDDADDDIRADVEEASGSELLDEDTDEVVDVVLLWWRDGDGDLVDTLMDAITALADDGVIWVLTPKTGRSGHVQPAEIAEAAPTAGLMPTSSVNLGDWSASRLVQPKSRSGKR from the coding sequence GTGGTCGCGGCGGATAACGCCCCGAGCTTCGCCCGCAAACTGGGCATCGAAAGCAAACAGTTGGTCCAGGAGTTCGGCTGGGACGACGACGCCGACGACGACATCCGTGCCGATGTCGAAGAGGCTTCCGGTAGTGAACTGCTCGATGAGGACACCGATGAGGTGGTCGACGTCGTGCTGCTGTGGTGGCGCGACGGCGACGGCGATCTGGTGGATACGTTGATGGACGCGATCACCGCGCTGGCCGACGACGGCGTGATCTGGGTGCTGACGCCCAAGACCGGCAGGTCGGGCCATGTCCAGCCCGCCGAGATCGCCGAGGCGGCGCCGACGGCGGGGCTGATGCCGACCTCGTCGGTGAATCTGGGGGACTGGAGCGCCAGCCGGCTGGTGCAGCCCAAGTCGCGGTCGGGCAAGCGCTGA
- a CDS encoding peroxiredoxin, which yields MLEVGAQAPDFALKDQNQQLVTLSSFRGAKNVLVVFFPLAFTGICQGELDQLRDHLPSYVNDDSVALAISVGPPPTHKIWATESGFLFPVLSDFWPHGAVSQDYGVFNAETGFPNRGTFVIDKAGIIRFAEMKQPGESRDQQLWLDALEALKA from the coding sequence ATGCTGGAGGTCGGCGCGCAGGCACCGGACTTCGCGCTCAAGGACCAGAACCAGCAGTTGGTGACGCTGAGCAGCTTCCGGGGTGCCAAGAACGTGCTGGTGGTGTTCTTCCCGCTGGCGTTCACCGGTATCTGCCAGGGCGAGCTCGACCAGTTGCGCGACCACCTGCCCAGCTACGTCAACGACGACAGCGTGGCCCTGGCGATCTCGGTGGGCCCGCCGCCCACCCACAAGATCTGGGCGACCGAGAGCGGCTTTCTGTTCCCGGTGCTGTCGGACTTCTGGCCGCACGGTGCGGTGAGCCAGGACTACGGGGTGTTCAACGCCGAGACCGGCTTTCCCAACCGGGGCACGTTCGTCATCGACAAGGCCGGCATCATCCGGTTCGCCGAGATGAAGCAGCCCGGTGAGTCGCGTGACCAGCAACTCTGGCTCGACGCCCTGGAAGCCCTGAAAGCCTGA
- a CDS encoding LLM class F420-dependent oxidoreductase — MNLSGVGIWSASLRYGDQGEAAEAAAELEELGFGALWIPDVGGPVLESVANLLAATRQVVIATGILNLWMHEPADVAASHASLTAEHGDRFLLGIGVSHAPLIDSREPGRYRRPLHATATFLDGLDAAETPVPVQSRVLAALGPKMLDLAAARSRGAHPYLVTPDHTRFAREQLGVGPLLLPEQTAIFCSSREEAREIGVPWLASYLALPNYANNLLRTGFSEEDIADVSDRLFDAIIAWGTPETVLGRVAEHHAAGADHVCVQMLDADPRAFPRQQWRRLADALG; from the coding sequence GTGAACCTTTCGGGTGTCGGGATCTGGAGTGCGTCGCTGCGCTACGGCGACCAGGGTGAGGCCGCCGAAGCGGCCGCCGAATTGGAGGAGCTGGGCTTCGGCGCGCTGTGGATCCCCGATGTCGGCGGCCCGGTGTTGGAGTCGGTGGCCAACCTGTTGGCGGCCACCCGGCAGGTGGTGATCGCCACCGGCATCCTGAACCTGTGGATGCATGAGCCCGCCGATGTCGCCGCGTCGCACGCCTCGCTGACCGCCGAACACGGTGACCGCTTCCTGCTCGGCATCGGGGTCAGTCATGCCCCGCTGATCGACTCTCGCGAACCCGGCCGCTACCGTCGGCCGCTGCACGCGACGGCCACCTTCCTCGACGGCCTGGACGCCGCGGAGACGCCCGTCCCGGTGCAGTCCCGTGTGCTTGCCGCACTCGGCCCGAAGATGCTGGATCTGGCCGCCGCCCGCAGTCGCGGCGCGCACCCGTATCTGGTCACTCCCGACCACACCCGCTTCGCCCGCGAGCAACTCGGTGTCGGCCCGCTGCTGTTGCCCGAGCAGACCGCGATCTTCTGTTCCAGTCGCGAGGAGGCGCGCGAGATCGGTGTTCCGTGGCTGGCCTCTTACCTGGCGCTGCCCAACTACGCCAACAACCTGCTGCGGACGGGCTTCTCCGAGGAGGACATCGCCGACGTCAGCGACCGGTTGTTCGACGCGATCATCGCCTGGGGCACCCCGGAGACCGTGCTCGGCCGGGTCGCCGAACACCATGCGGCCGGCGCCGATCACGTCTGCGTGCAGATGCTCGACGCCGACCCGCGCGCCTTCCCGCGTCAGCAGTGGCGCCGGCTGGCCGACGCCTTGGGCTGA
- a CDS encoding SURF1 family protein yields MRRLAFLLRPSWLALAAVVLGFAYLCFTVLAPWQLGKNTTTSRANSQLEHALTAEPVPLTTLLPHQDSSAPDEQWRPVTATGRYRPEAQVLVRLRVIDGMPAVEVLTPFAVKGGPTVLVNRGYVRTEDGGSRLPEIPPPPDSEVTLIARLRDPQGAVPDKAPFTANGFRQVYSINTEQIAAFTGVPLTGTYLQLGEDQPGGLGVIALPRRDNGPFLSYGIQWIAFGILAPIGLGYFAFAELRARRAESQPTEAGSADGDEPPPMTVEQKLADRYGRRR; encoded by the coding sequence ATGCGACGCCTGGCCTTCCTGCTACGCCCGAGCTGGCTGGCTCTGGCGGCGGTGGTGCTGGGCTTCGCCTACCTGTGCTTCACGGTGCTGGCGCCATGGCAGCTGGGGAAGAACACCACCACCTCACGCGCCAACAGTCAGCTGGAGCACGCCCTGACAGCGGAACCGGTGCCGCTGACAACGCTGCTGCCGCATCAGGATTCGTCGGCGCCCGACGAGCAGTGGCGCCCGGTGACGGCCACCGGACGCTACCGCCCCGAAGCACAGGTGCTGGTGCGGTTGCGGGTGATCGACGGGATGCCCGCGGTAGAGGTGCTGACCCCGTTCGCCGTCAAGGGCGGTCCGACGGTGCTGGTGAACCGCGGCTATGTACGCACCGAAGACGGCGGTTCGCGGCTGCCCGAGATTCCGCCGCCGCCGGATTCGGAGGTCACCCTGATCGCGCGCCTGCGGGATCCCCAGGGCGCGGTTCCGGACAAGGCCCCGTTCACCGCCAACGGTTTTCGCCAGGTGTACTCGATCAACACCGAGCAGATCGCGGCGTTCACCGGCGTGCCGCTGACCGGGACCTACCTCCAACTGGGTGAGGACCAGCCCGGCGGGCTGGGTGTCATCGCACTGCCGCGCCGCGACAACGGGCCGTTTCTGTCCTACGGGATCCAGTGGATCGCGTTCGGCATCCTGGCACCGATCGGACTGGGCTATTTCGCGTTCGCCGAGTTGCGGGCCCGCCGGGCGGAAAGCCAGCCGACCGAAGCCGGCTCCGCCGACGGCGACGAACCCCCACCGATGACCGTCGAGCAGAAGCTCGCCGACCGGTACGGACGCCGCCGGTAG
- a CDS encoding low molecular weight protein-tyrosine-phosphatase, whose protein sequence is MSDPALHVTFVCTGNICRSPMAEKMFAHQLAQRGLGDLVRVSSAGTADWHVGKGADERTNRVLRDNGYPVEHRAAQVGPEHESADLVIALGRNHVGLLQGLGIPAERIRMLRSFDPRSGAAVPDVDDPYYGDHDDFVQAFTVIAASLPGLHDWVDAQLAPGRDG, encoded by the coding sequence GTGTCTGATCCGGCACTGCATGTCACGTTCGTGTGTACCGGCAACATCTGCCGCTCGCCGATGGCCGAGAAGATGTTCGCCCACCAGCTCGCACAGCGCGGCTTGGGCGACCTGGTGCGCGTGAGCAGCGCCGGTACCGCGGACTGGCATGTCGGCAAGGGTGCCGACGAACGCACCAACCGGGTGCTGCGCGACAACGGCTATCCGGTGGAGCATCGCGCCGCCCAGGTCGGTCCCGAGCACGAGTCCGCCGACCTGGTGATCGCGCTGGGGCGCAACCACGTCGGGCTGCTCCAGGGGCTGGGGATTCCCGCCGAGCGGATCCGCATGCTGCGGTCCTTCGACCCGCGTTCGGGCGCGGCCGTACCCGACGTCGACGACCCCTACTACGGCGACCACGACGACTTCGTGCAGGCCTTCACCGTCATCGCGGCGTCGCTGCCGGGTCTGCACGATTGGGTCGACGCCCAGCTGGCACCGGGTCGGGACGGTTGA
- a CDS encoding HAD-IA family hydrolase → MTRTGTAAAELVIFDLDGTLTDSAAGIVASFRHALGRIGAPIPEGDLAQRLVGPPMHHTLAAMGLGARAETAMAAYRADYTSRGWKMNTVFDGVSELLHDLRAAGIRLAVATSKVEPTARRILAHFGLDGYFEVVAGASVDGVRAAKADVVSHALQQLSPLPERVLMVGDRRHDVDGAAAHGIDTVLVGWGYGRSDYADVADGDGDGPVPCPDGPIARVQTVSELREVLGV, encoded by the coding sequence GTGACACGCACCGGCACCGCCGCCGCCGAACTGGTGATCTTCGACCTGGACGGCACCTTGACCGACTCCGCCGCCGGGATCGTCGCCAGCTTCCGCCATGCGCTGGGCCGGATCGGCGCTCCGATCCCCGAGGGTGATCTCGCCCAGCGGCTGGTCGGCCCGCCGATGCACCACACGCTGGCCGCGATGGGTCTGGGCGCGCGGGCCGAGACGGCGATGGCCGCCTACCGGGCCGACTACACCAGCCGCGGGTGGAAGATGAACACCGTCTTCGACGGGGTGTCCGAGCTGCTGCACGACCTGCGGGCGGCCGGGATCCGGTTGGCCGTGGCGACCTCCAAGGTCGAGCCCACCGCGCGCCGGATCCTCGCTCATTTCGGGCTCGACGGCTATTTCGAGGTGGTGGCCGGGGCCAGTGTCGACGGCGTCCGGGCCGCCAAAGCCGACGTGGTGAGTCATGCCCTGCAACAGTTGTCCCCGCTGCCCGAGCGGGTGCTGATGGTCGGCGACCGGCGCCATGACGTCGACGGTGCCGCCGCGCACGGCATCGACACCGTCTTGGTCGGCTGGGGCTACGGGCGCTCCGACTACGCCGACGTCGCCGACGGCGATGGTGACGGCCCTGTTCCTTGTCCCGACGGTCCGATCGCCCGCGTGCAGACCGTCTCCGAACTACGGGAGGTACTCGGTGTCTGA
- a CDS encoding Nif3-like dinuclear metal center hexameric protein: MTARLADVIDVLDAAYPPGLAHSWDSVGLVCGDPDETVSSVTIAVDATAAVVDEVPAGGLLLAHHPLLLRGVDTVAASTPKGSLVHRLIRNGRALFTAHTNADAASPGVSDALADALGLTVEAVLDPAAAAVDTDKWVIYTPAAYADSVRAAVFAAGAGQIGDYAQCSWSVPGTGQFLPGDGATPAIGQVGAVERVAEDRVEVVAPARARARIHAALRAAHPYEEPAFDILALQPLPAGVGIGRIGSLAVPEPLHDFVNRVAAVLPATSWGVRASGDPDLQVSRVAVCGGAGDSLLDAAAAADVQVYVTADLRHHPADEHSRRSPMALVDVAHWASEYPWCTQAADILRSHFGATLPVHVSTLRTDPWNLAHEGDRP, translated from the coding sequence GTGACCGCGAGGCTGGCTGACGTCATCGACGTACTGGATGCGGCCTACCCGCCCGGGTTGGCCCACTCCTGGGATTCCGTCGGGCTGGTCTGCGGTGACCCGGACGAGACGGTGAGTTCGGTGACCATCGCCGTCGACGCGACCGCTGCGGTGGTCGACGAGGTGCCCGCCGGCGGTCTGCTGCTGGCGCATCACCCGCTGCTGCTGCGCGGCGTGGACACCGTGGCGGCCAGCACCCCCAAGGGCTCGCTGGTGCATCGGCTGATCCGCAACGGCCGCGCCCTGTTCACCGCCCACACCAACGCCGATGCCGCCTCGCCCGGGGTGTCCGACGCGCTCGCCGACGCGCTGGGGCTGACCGTCGAGGCGGTTCTGGACCCCGCCGCTGCGGCGGTCGACACCGACAAATGGGTGATCTACACACCGGCGGCCTACGCCGACTCGGTGCGCGCTGCGGTGTTCGCCGCCGGCGCCGGCCAGATCGGCGACTACGCGCAGTGCAGCTGGAGCGTCCCGGGTACCGGCCAATTCCTGCCGGGCGACGGTGCGACGCCGGCCATCGGGCAGGTGGGTGCGGTGGAGCGCGTCGCCGAGGATCGCGTCGAAGTCGTGGCACCGGCGCGGGCCAGGGCGCGTATCCACGCGGCGCTGCGGGCCGCACACCCCTACGAGGAGCCGGCTTTCGACATCCTCGCGTTGCAGCCGCTGCCCGCCGGTGTCGGGATCGGCCGGATCGGGAGTCTGGCCGTTCCCGAGCCGTTGCACGACTTCGTCAACCGCGTCGCCGCGGTGCTGCCAGCCACGTCATGGGGGGTACGCGCCTCCGGTGATCCCGACCTGCAGGTCTCGCGGGTCGCGGTCTGCGGCGGCGCCGGCGATTCACTGCTGGACGCCGCGGCCGCCGCCGATGTCCAGGTCTACGTCACCGCGGACCTGCGGCATCATCCCGCCGACGAGCACTCCCGCCGGTCGCCGATGGCGTTGGTCGACGTGGCGCACTGGGCCAGTGAATACCCGTGGTGCACTCAAGCCGCCGATATACTGCGCTCGCATTTCGGTGCGACGTTGCCGGTGCACGTGAGCACGCTGCGCACTGACCCCTGGAACCTCGCGCACGAAGGAGACCGGCCATGA
- a CDS encoding zinc ribbon domain-containing protein produces MKAEVAQQRSLLELAELDAELARIAHRAGHLPEQQERERIQADQVAAADRLAALELALEDLDAQAGRLESEIDAVRQREDRDRALLDSSQTNVKQVADLQHELETLQKRQSSLEDSLLELMEQREQLQTQADAEAAVVEGLAADLARVQEAVDTALAEIETTRAQRATSRDELVATIGDELLALYERQRASAGVGAGPLRGGQCGACRIEIDRGELARISAAEPDEVLRCPECNAILLRVKDFG; encoded by the coding sequence ATGAAAGCCGAAGTAGCACAGCAACGTTCGCTACTCGAATTGGCGGAGCTGGACGCCGAATTGGCCCGGATCGCCCACCGTGCCGGGCACCTGCCCGAGCAGCAGGAGCGCGAGCGTATCCAGGCCGATCAGGTCGCCGCCGCGGATCGGCTGGCGGCGTTGGAGCTGGCGCTGGAGGACTTGGACGCCCAGGCCGGTCGCCTGGAATCCGAGATCGACGCGGTGCGCCAGCGCGAGGATCGCGACCGTGCGCTGCTGGATTCGAGCCAGACGAACGTCAAGCAGGTCGCCGACCTGCAGCACGAGCTGGAGACGCTGCAGAAACGTCAGTCCAGCCTGGAGGACTCGCTGCTGGAACTGATGGAGCAGCGGGAGCAACTGCAGACCCAGGCGGACGCCGAAGCGGCCGTCGTCGAGGGTCTGGCCGCCGACCTGGCCCGGGTCCAGGAGGCGGTGGACACCGCGCTGGCGGAGATCGAGACCACCCGCGCGCAGCGCGCCACCAGCCGTGACGAGTTGGTCGCGACGATCGGCGACGAACTGCTGGCCCTCTATGAGCGGCAGCGGGCGTCGGCCGGGGTCGGCGCGGGACCGCTGCGCGGCGGCCAGTGTGGTGCCTGCCGGATCGAGATCGATCGCGGTGAGCTGGCCCGGATCTCGGCCGCCGAGCCCGACGAGGTGCTGCGCTGCCCCGAATGCAACGCGATCCTGTTGCGGGTCAAGGACTTCGGTTAG
- a CDS encoding bifunctional RNase H/acid phosphatase gives MKVIVEADGGSRGNPGPAGYGAVVWSADRADVLAEAKEAIGIATNNVAEYRGLVAGLTEASRLGAAEVGVFMDSKLVVEQMAGRWKVKHPDLIALHRQARDLASRFDHVRYTWIPREKNSHADRLANEAMDAAAGIDKPPTDKAETAPAPAPTAPGWTGATGTATRMLLLRHGQTELSVHRRYSGRGNPPLTDTGWRQAESAARYLAERGGIAAVVSSPLQRCRDTAAAAAKLLRLDVTVDDDLTETDFGAWEGLTFAEASERDPELHRRWLKDTSTEPPGGESFDAVQQRVQRARDRIVADHAGSTVLVVSHVTPIKTVLRLALDAGPGILYRLHLDLASLSIAEFYGDGPASVRLVNQTGYL, from the coding sequence ATGAAAGTCATAGTCGAAGCCGACGGCGGATCGCGTGGCAACCCGGGACCGGCCGGATACGGCGCGGTGGTGTGGTCGGCCGACCGCGCCGATGTGCTGGCCGAGGCCAAAGAGGCCATCGGGATCGCCACCAACAACGTCGCCGAATACCGGGGCCTGGTCGCCGGATTGACCGAGGCGTCCCGCCTGGGTGCCGCCGAGGTCGGCGTGTTCATGGATTCCAAGCTGGTGGTCGAACAGATGGCCGGCCGGTGGAAGGTCAAACACCCCGACCTCATCGCACTGCACCGGCAGGCCCGCGACCTGGCGTCGCGATTCGACCATGTCCGCTACACCTGGATCCCGCGGGAGAAGAACTCGCACGCAGACCGGCTGGCCAACGAGGCGATGGACGCCGCCGCCGGGATCGACAAGCCTCCGACCGACAAGGCCGAGACGGCTCCGGCGCCGGCGCCCACCGCTCCCGGCTGGACCGGGGCCACCGGAACCGCGACCCGCATGCTGCTGCTGCGGCACGGGCAGACCGAACTGTCGGTGCACCGGCGCTACTCGGGCCGGGGCAACCCGCCGCTGACCGACACCGGGTGGCGCCAGGCGGAGTCCGCGGCGCGCTATCTGGCCGAGCGCGGCGGCATTGCCGCAGTGGTCAGTTCGCCACTGCAGCGCTGCCGCGACACCGCGGCCGCGGCGGCGAAGCTCCTGCGCCTGGACGTGACCGTCGACGACGACCTGACCGAGACCGACTTCGGAGCCTGGGAGGGCCTGACGTTCGCCGAGGCCTCCGAGCGTGACCCCGAACTGCACCGCCGATGGCTCAAAGACACCTCCACCGAGCCGCCCGGCGGCGAGAGCTTCGACGCGGTGCAACAGCGTGTGCAGCGGGCCCGCGACCGGATCGTGGCCGACCACGCCGGCTCCACCGTGCTGGTGGTGTCGCATGTGACGCCGATCAAAACGGTGCTGCGGCTGGCGCTGGACGCCGGCCCGGGCATCTTGTACCGGCTGCATCTGGATCTGGCGTCACTGAGCATCGCCGAGTTCTACGGTGACGGCCCCGCGTCGGTGCGTCTGGTCAACCAGACGGGTTATCTGTAG
- a CDS encoding 2OG-Fe(II) oxygenase, giving the protein MAAAVPPNRWQRRVDAADWAAVRTELDESGGALLPRLLTGPEAARLRRCYTDDTRFRTTVDMQRHRYGSGQYRYFTAPAPDPVEPLKRALYPHLLPIAREWADRLGRESPWPDDFDTWLEHCHRAGQIKPTALMLHYGPGDWNALHRDLYGELVFPLQVVINLSDPGTDYTGGEFLLVEQRPRAQSRGMAVQLPRGQGYVFTTRDRPVRSTRGWSTAPVRHGVSPVRSGQRYTLGLIFHDAA; this is encoded by the coding sequence ATGGCCGCAGCCGTTCCGCCCAACCGTTGGCAGCGCCGCGTCGACGCCGCCGACTGGGCTGCGGTGCGCACCGAACTGGACGAATCCGGCGGCGCCCTGCTCCCCCGCCTGTTGACCGGGCCGGAAGCCGCACGGCTGCGACGGTGCTACACCGACGACACGCGTTTTCGCACCACCGTCGACATGCAGCGACATCGCTACGGCTCCGGCCAATACCGCTATTTCACCGCACCGGCACCCGATCCCGTCGAACCCCTCAAACGGGCGTTGTACCCGCACCTGTTGCCGATCGCCCGGGAGTGGGCGGACCGACTCGGCCGGGAGTCGCCCTGGCCCGACGATTTCGATACCTGGCTGGAGCACTGCCACCGTGCCGGCCAGATCAAACCGACCGCCCTGATGCTGCACTACGGCCCGGGCGACTGGAATGCCCTGCACCGGGATCTCTACGGCGAGTTGGTGTTTCCACTACAAGTCGTGATCAACCTCAGCGATCCGGGCACCGATTACACCGGCGGTGAGTTCCTGCTGGTCGAGCAGCGTCCCCGCGCCCAGTCGCGGGGAATGGCCGTGCAGTTACCCCGGGGGCAGGGCTATGTGTTCACCACCCGCGATCGACCGGTGCGCTCGACTCGGGGATGGTCGACGGCCCCGGTGCGCCACGGGGTCTCCCCGGTCCGATCCGGCCAGCGCTACACCCTCGGATTGATCTTTCACGACGCCGCTTGA